Proteins found in one Ctenopharyngodon idella isolate HZGC_01 chromosome 16, HZGC01, whole genome shotgun sequence genomic segment:
- the oscp1b gene encoding protein OSCP1 gives MSTRTLPLLFINLGGEMLYILDQRLRAQNIPADKAKKVMNDIITTMFNKKFLEELFKPQELYSKKALRTVFDRLAHASIMRLNQASMDKLYDLMTMAFKYQVLLCPRPKDILLVSFNHMDAIRDFVKDTPSILSQVDETNKQLIEIYTPLSGGEFQLIRQTLLIFFQDMHIRVSIFLKDKVQNSNGRFVLPTSGPVPYGTHTPGLMRMFSCSGEEVRRMQFRDGGNYNAAFREGSFEMYGDRVIKLGTNMYSVSRPVETHMSGTSKNSSQHTKVNTTPNPLAKEELNLLARLMGGLEVQKPAGTDSGFRVNLFATDEEEEEALISRPDELSYEVINIQATKDKQTNAELAKIMGEFGETGEPSPSSSSKGDDLLAMMDGL, from the exons ATGTCGACGCGAACGCTGCCTCTTCTCTTCATTAATCTGGGTGGAGAAATGCTGTACATCCTGGATCAGCGCCTGCGGGCTCAGAATATCCCAGCAGATAAAGCGAAGAAAG TTATGAATGATATCATTACCACCATGTTCAATAAGAAGTTCCTGGAGGAGCTGTTCAAGCCACAAGAGCTGTACTCCAAGAAGGCCCTCAGGACGGTGTTTGACCGACTGGCTCACGCCTCCATCATGAGACTCAACCAAGCTAGTATGGACAAG CTCTATGACTTGATGACGATGGCATTCAAGTATCAAGTCCTGCTGTGTCCTCGCCCTAAAGATATCCTCCTTGTGTCCTTCAACCATATGGATGCCATCAGGGACTTTGTGAAAGACACTCCCAGCATCCTCAGCCAAGTggatgaaacaaacaaacaactcaTAGAG ATATATACCCCGTTATCTGGTGGAGAGTTTCAACTAATTAGACAAACACTCCTCATCTTCTTTCAAGATATGCATATAAGA GTATCAATTTTCCTGAAAGACAAAGTACAGAACTCCAACGGACGATTCGTCCTCCCCACATCAGGCCCTGTTCCGTATGGGACGCACACCCCAGGACTCATGAG GATGTTTAGCTGTAGTGGTGAGGAGGTGAGAAGGATGCAGTTCCGCGATGGTGGCAATTACAATGCCGCTTTCCGTGAGGgatcttttgaaatgtatggTGATCGAGTCATCAAACTGGGCACAAACAT gtACAGTGTGAGCCGCCCTGTTGAGACACACATGTCTGGAACCTCCAAAAACTCCTCACAGCACACCAAG GTCAACACTACTCCGAATCCTTTGGCAAAAGAAGAGTTAAACCTGCTTGCTAGACTAATGGGAGGTCTGGAGGTGCAGAAACCAGCCGGCACTGACTCCGGTTTCCGTGTTAATCTCTTCGCCACTGACGAGGAGGAAGA GGAAGCTTTGATATCAAGACCAGATGAGCTTTCTTATGAAGTTATTAATATCCAGGCAACAAAG GACAAACAGACCAATGCTGAGCTGGCTAAGATCATGGGAGAGTTTGGAGAGACGGGAGAACCTTCCCCCAGTTCCAGCAGCAAGGGTGATGACCTCCTGGCCATGATGGATGGACTGTGA
- the mrps15 gene encoding 28S ribosomal protein S15, mitochondrial has translation MVLKNVFRSAALGLQTWSVFSGARQSSIALPAFRQSKYSSFSNWTLTRNCKGDETLPNQPVRQYARPSRKKQEFPSQLQDLHPSMLKHEYASVPLAQSVDDVVKKLLTLEFANHSEKLRLKEEQLIAKVQRDENDRSSTEVKVAIMTARIRNFQEHLHKHPKDKANKRWMLMTIDSRKKKLKFLRRTRYDSFVKVCQELGITYTFPPEYYRRVTRRWLAKKAFCNKVFKEVQKQKAEQREKQRAAEAKEKEPTSSTEPQGTAV, from the exons ATGgttttaaaaaacgtttttcGATCTGCGGCGTTGGGTTTACAGACATGGAGTGTATTTTCAGGCGCGAGGCAGAGCAGTATTGCCTTACCTGCTTTCAGGCAGTCTAAATACAGCTCTTTTTCGAACTGGACGTTAACACGTAATTGTAAAG GTGATGAAACCCTTCCAAACCAACCAGTGAGGCAGTATGCACGGCCCTCTAGAAAGAAACAAG AATTCCCAAGTCAGCTTCAAGACCTTCATCCATCCATGCTGAAGCATGAATATGCATCTGTCCCACTTGCACAATC GGTTGATGATGTGGTGAAGAAACTGCTTACACTGGAGTTTGCAAATCAT AGTGAAAAACTGCGTTTGAAAGAGGAACAGCTTATTGCCAAGGTTCAGAGGGATGAGAATGACCGCAGCTCAACAGAAGTCAAAG TGGCGATTATGACAGCGCGTATTCGCAACTTCCAGGAGCACTTGCACAAACACCCCAAG GATAAAGCCAACAAAAGATGGATGCTCATGACCATCGACAGCAGGAAGAAAAAGTTGAAGTTTCTGAGAAGGACCCGTTATGATTCCTTCGTGAAGGTGTGTCAAGAGCTCGGAATCACATACACGTTCCCTCCTGAATACTATCGGCGGGTCACCCGACGTTGGCTGGCCAAAAAGGCCTTTTGCAATAAG GTCTTTAAAGAGGTGCAGAAACAAAAAGCCGAGCAGAGAGAGAAGCAGAGAGCAGCTGAGGCTAAGGAAAAGGAGCCAACATCCTCTACAGAACCACAGGGAACTGCCGTGTAG